From a single Tachypleus tridentatus isolate NWPU-2018 chromosome 6, ASM421037v1, whole genome shotgun sequence genomic region:
- the LOC143252422 gene encoding piwi-like protein Ago3, protein MKHIAEYEVEQVSSCFQHFGESYEPTLSVLVVQKRINTRIFLSLNGRGHKSLDNPPSGTILDHTVTQQNWYDFFLVSQHVRQGTVTPTHYVVIYDSSNMRPDWMQRLTYKLTHLYYNWPGTIRVPAPCQYAHKLACLVGQNLHKDPSVELSDKLFYL, encoded by the exons ATGAAGCACATTGCAGAATATGAAGTAGAACAAGTTTCTAgttgttttcaacattttggaGAATCATATGAACCTACTTTGTCTGTCCTTGTTGTCCAAAAACGTATCAACACAAGAATATTTCTCAGTTTG aATGGAAGAGGACACAAATCCTTAGACAACCCTCCTTCTGGTACTATCTTGGATCACACAGTAACTCAACAGAACTG GTACGATTTCTTCTTGGTCTCTCAGCATGTTCGACAAGGCACTGTGACACCTACCCACTATGTCGTTATCTATGATTCGAGCAACATGAGGCCTGACTGGATGCAACGATTGACTTACAAGCTCACTCATCTGTATTATAACTGGCCTGGCACAATTCGAGTTCCAGCCCCATGCCAG TATGCTCATAAACTAGCGTGTTTGGTAGGTCAAAACCTTCATAAAGACCCAAGTGTAGAGCTCTCAGACAAACTTTTTTACTTGTGA